A region from the Gallus gallus isolate bGalGal1 chromosome 25, bGalGal1.mat.broiler.GRCg7b, whole genome shotgun sequence genome encodes:
- the LOC431324 gene encoding feather keratin 4 isoform X1, whose translation MSCYDLCRPCGPTPLANSCNEPCVRQCQDSRVVIQPSPVVVTLPGPILSSFPQNTAVGSSTSAAVGSILSEEGVPISSGGFGISGLGSRFSSRRCLPY comes from the coding sequence ATGTCCTGCTATGATCTGTGCCGTCCCTGCGGACCGACCCCActggccaacagctgcaacgagccctGTGTGCGCCAGTGCCAGGACTCCCGGGTGGTGATCCAGCCGTCTCCTGTGGTGGTCACCCTGCCtggacccatcctcagctccttcccccagaacaccgctgtgggctccagcacctctgctgctgttggcagcatcCTGAGTGAGGAGGGAGTGCCCATCTCCTCCGGTGGCTTTGGCATCTCCGGCCTAGGCAGCCGCTTCTCTAGCAGGAGGTGCCTGCCCTACTAA
- the LOC431325 gene encoding feather keratin 2 has protein sequence MSCYDLCRPCGPTPLANSCNEPCVRQCQDSRVVIQPSPVVVTLPGPILSSFPQNTAVGSSTSAAVGSILSEEGVPISSGGFGISGLGSRFSGRRCLPC, from the coding sequence ATGTCCTGCTACGATCTGTGCCGTCCCTGTGGCCCAACCCCACTGGCCAACAGCTGCAATGAGCCCTGTGTGCGCCAGTGCCAGGACTCCCGGGTGGTGATCCAGCCCTCTCCCGTGGTGGTCACCCTGCCtggacccatcctcagctccttcccccagaacaccgctgtgggctccagcacctctgctgctgttggcagcatcCTGAGTGAGGAGGGAGTTCCTATCTCCTCTGGTGGCTTTGGCATCTCTGGCCTGGGCAGCCGCTTCTCTGGCAGGAGGTGCCTGCCCTGCTAA
- the F-KER gene encoding feather keratin 1 isoform X1: MSCFDLCRPCGPTPLANSCNEVCVRQCQDSRVVIQPSPVVVTLPGPILSSFPQNTAVGSSTSAAVGSILSEEGVPISSGGFGISGLGSRFSGRRCLPC; the protein is encoded by the coding sequence ATGTCCTGCTTCGATCTGTGCCGTCCCTGTGGCCCGACCCCActggccaacagctgcaacgagGTCTGTGTGCGCCAGTGCCAGGACTCCCGGGTGGTGATCCAGCCCTCTCCCGTGGTGGTCACCCTGCCtggacccatcctcagctccttcccccagaacaccgctgtgggctccagcacctctgctgctgttggcagcatcCTGAGTGAGGAGGGAGTGCCCATCTCCTCCGGTGGCTTTGGCATCTCTGGCCTGGGCAGCCGCTTCTCTGGCAGGAGGTGTCTGCCCTGCTAA